Below is a window of Camelina sativa cultivar DH55 chromosome 11, Cs, whole genome shotgun sequence DNA.
TCGATACATataaaaagattattaatagaaaaatacacTATAGTTCAAGATGtggaaaattataatttataagattgTTTCCGCTATCAATTGATTATATATCCACCAAGCCATGCCAAAAAACCATTCAAAAACATCTAAAAACCTTTGTAGTCTCCGATCCATAGAACAATGAAACACTCTTAAtcaataaaagtatataaacaAGAGGTCAAAATGTAATTTGTTCTTTTGAACCTAAAGGAGTAGGAATCCAAGTAAGGAACATACTACTAGACAAGAGATGAGAGTAAAAAAACCATCATTGCAATGACAAGAACATAGGCATTATAGATCCATGGACAAGAAAGAGCATATATTGCTTTAACAAGTACAGTTGAGAGTGACTCCCTGTATACGTCAGCCTGGTATGAActataatttcttaaaaaactGAATGTATGTAATGGATTATTTTTCATCTTCCGTTACATTTATGTAGATTAATTTACCAAAACTATGAAAAGTTGAAGTTCTTTCTTAGTTGGTCTTAACCAAATACAATGACATGTACAGAAAATTATTtacctttaaaattttattatttaaaacagaaaCTGGAAgataaaaaatcacaaattggAATCTACTGCATACTCCCCATGTAAGGCACACGAGTTGGTGGAATCCACAAGTTACCACGTAAAAACCTAGCAGGAGTGAATCTAAGAGCTTGCTTAGGCGAGAGTTTCTTAATCCCAGGCCACTTAACACGTTGTGATTGATCTGAGCCAAGCCCATTATTCTCATACTCAGCATAGTAAAGCGTATTAAGTGCAAAACTACCATTCCAAGGAAGCCATCCCGCTGGATCAACAACGTCTTCTATGGTTGTTCTCATTATAATGGTTCTTGAGAACTGTTTCCATGGCCTTCCAAGATATGCTTTGTTTATAGATTTCACGGGAATGTACTCCGGTTCTCCGGTAATGTGGCAGTTGTCTAGCACGAGTCCGGTTGATTCACGTTCATCGGTCCGGCCTTGGGCTGTGATCATGCAAGACTGACTTTTCATTGGTTTTCTAACCACAATGTTACATTTTTGTAAAACGACTTTCCCATCTCCGAAGATGAAGTCAACAGTGCCAGAGATTGTGCAGTCACGGTAGAATTGACGATGAGAATGGAGGTAGAGTGTGTCTTGGTAACCATCGATTTGGCAGTTGTGGAAGACCGCATAGTCTGCGGAGACTCTTAAGGCCACAGCTTGGTGTCCTTCCGGACCAGCAGTGTTTTCAAACCCGATGTTCTTGGCCGTTAAGTTATCACCGTTGATGGCTGTATCAATCCATAACATATTAGTATGAGTTAAACAGAGTTGGGATTAAAAACAGAGTTGGGACTCACCAACAGTGGCAGTATGGTATGTCTTGACCTTGCCGATGTAATAGTTGAGACTACCAGTGATCTTAGTTTTGGTTGGTCCATCACCGATGAAAGTGACGTGAGTCATCTTCTTGGTGACGTCAACTTTCTCGTTATAGACACCTTGCTTGATGTAGATAACAAATGGCTTTTGGTTGGCTTTAGGGACAACACTCAAGGCCTCATTGATAGTCTTGTACTCACCGCTTCCGTCTTGTGCCACCACCACATTAGGTTTGACAACTCCTTGCTCTGCCATGAGCCGTCGAGTGTTTGGTCCAACCCAACTTGGGATACCGTCCTCCGTGGACAAGAGTTTTCTGGCGTGGTTTCCATGATCTCCAATTAATCCTGTCANNNNNNNNNNNNNNNNNNNNNNNNNNNNNNNNNNNNNNNNNNNNNNNNNNNNNNNNNNNNNNNNNNNNNNNNNNNNNNNNNNNNNNNNNNNNNNNNNNNNNNNNNNNNNNNNNNNNNNNNNNNNNNNNNNNNNNNNNNNNNNNNNNNNNNNNNNNNNNNNNNNNNNNNNNNNNNNNNNNNNNNNNNNNNNNNNNNNNNNNNNNNNNNNNNNNNNNNNNNNNNNNNNNNNNNNNNNNNNNNNNNNNNNNNNNNNNNNNNNNNNNNNNNNNNNNNNNNNNNNNNNNNNNNNNNNNNNNNNNNNNNNNNNNNNNNNNNNNNNNNNNNNNNNNNNNNNNNNNNNNNNNNNNNNNNNNNNNNNNNNNNNNNNNNNNNNNNNNNNNNNNNNNNNNNNNNNNNNNNNNNNNNNNNNNNNNNNNNNNNNNNNNNNNNNNNNNNNNNNNNNNNNNNNNNNNNNNNNNNNNNNNNNNNNNNNNNNNNNNNNNNNNNNNNNNNNNNNNNNNNNNNNNNNNNNNNNNNNNNNNNNNNNNNNNNNNNNNNNNNNNNNNNNNNNNNNNNNNNNNNNNNNNNNNNNNNNNNNNNNNNNNNNNNNNNNNNNNNNNNNNNNNNNNNNNNNNNNNNNNNNNNNNNNNNNNNNNNNNNNNNNNNNNNNNNNNNNNNNNNNNNNNNNNNNNNNNNNNNNNNNNNNNNNNNNNNNNNNNNNNNNNNNNNNNNNNNNNNNNNNNNNNNNNNNNNNNNNNNNNNNNNNNNNNNNNNNNNNNNNNNNNNNNNNNNNNNNNNNNNNNNNNNNNNNNNNNNNNNNNNNNNNNNNNNNNNNNNNNNNNNNNNNNNNNNNNNNNNNNNNNNNNNNNNNNNNNNNNNNNNNNNNNNNNNNNNNNNNNNNNNNNNNNNNNNNNNNNNNNNNNNNNNNNNNNNNNNNNNNNNNNNNNNNNNNNNNNNNNNNNNNNNNNNNNNNNNNNNNNNNNNNNNNNNNNNNNNNNNNNNNNNNNNNNNNNNNNNNNNNNNNNNNNNNNNNNNNNNNNNNNNNNNNNNNNNNNNNNNNNNNNNNNNNNNNNNNNNNNNNNNNNNNNNNNNNNNNNNNNNNNNNNNNNNNNNNNNNNNNNNNNNNNNNNNNNNNNNNNNNNNNNNNNNNNNNNNNNNNNNNNNNNNNNNNNNNNNNNNNNNNNNNNNNNNNNNNNNNNNNNNNNNNNNNNNNNNNNNNNNNNNNNNNNNNNNNNNNNNNNNNNNNNNNNNNNNNNNNNNNNNNNNNNNNNNNNNNNNNNNNNNNNNNNNNNNNNNNNNNNNNNNNNNNNNNNNNNNNNNNNNNNNNNNNNNNNNNNNNNNNNNNNNNNNNNNNNNNNNNNNNNNNNNNNNNNNNNNNNNNNNNNNNNNNNNNNNNNNNNNNNNNNNNNNNNNNNNNNNNNNNNNNNNNNNNNNNNNNNNNNNNNNNNNNNNNNNNNNNNNNNNNNNNNNNNNNNNNNNNNNNNNNNNNNNNNNNNNNNNNNNNNNNNNNNNNNNNNNNNNNNNNNNNNNNNNNNNNNNNNNNNNNNNNNNNNNNNNNNNNNNNNNNNNNNNNNNNNNNNNNNNNNNNNNNNNNNNNNNNNNNNNNNNNNNNNNNNNNNNNNNNNNNNNNNNNNNNNNNNNNNNNNNNNNNNNNNNNNNNNNNNNNNNNNNNNNNNNNNNNNNNNNNNNNNNNNNNNNNNNNNNNNNNNNNNNNNNNNNNNNNNNNNNNNNNNNNNNNNNNNNNNNNNNNNNNNNNNNNNNNNNNNNNNNNNNNNNNNNNNNNNNNNNNNNNNNNNNNNNNNNNNNNNNNNNNNNNNNNNNNNNNNNNNNNNNNNNNNNNNNNNNNNNNNNNNNNNNNNNNNNNNNNNNNNNNNNNNNNNNNNNNNNNNNNNNNNNNNNNNNNNNNNNNNNNNNNNNNNNNNNNNNNNNNNNNNNNNNNNNNNNNNNNNNNNNNNNNNNNNNNNNNNNNNNNNNNNNNNNNNNNNNNNNNNNNNNNNNNNNNNNNNNNNNNNNNNNNNNNNNNNNNNNNNNNNNNNNNNNNNNNNNNNNNNNNNNNNNNNNNNNNNNNNNNNNNNNNNNNNNNNNNNNNNNNNNNNNNNNNNNNNNNNNNNNNNNNNNNNNNNNNNNNNNNNNNNNNNNNNNNNNNNNNNNNNNNNNNNNNNNNNNNNNNNNNNNNNNNNNNNNNNNNNNNNNNNNNNNNNNNNNNNNNNNNNNNNNNNNNNNNNNNNNNNNNNNNNNNNNNNNNNNNNNNNNNNNNNNNNNNNNNNNNNNNNNNNNNNNNNNNNNNNNNNNNNNNNNNNNNNNNNNNNNNNNNNNNNNNNNNNNNNNNNNNNNNNNNNNNNNNNNNNNNNNNNNNNNNNNNNNNNNNNNNNNNNNNNNNNNNNNNNNNNNNNNNNNNNNNNNNNNNNNNNNNNNNNNNNNNNNNNNNNNNNNNNNNNNNNNNNNNNNNNNNNNNNNNNNNNNNNNNNNNNNNNNNNNNNNNNNNNNNNNNNNNNNNNNNNNNNNNNNNNNNNNNNNNNNNNNNNNNNNNNNNNNNNNNNNNNNNNNNNNNNNNNNNNNNNNNNNNNNNNNNNNNNNNNNNNNNNNNNNNNNNNNNNNNNNNNNNNNNNNNNNNNNNNNNNNNNNNNNNNNNNNNNNNNNNNNNNNNNNNNNNNNNNNNNNNNNNNNNNNNNNNNNNNNNNNNNNNNNNNNNNNNNNNNNNNNNNNNNNNNNNNNNNNNNNNNNNNNNNNNNNNNNNNNNNNNNNNNNNNNNNNNNNNNNNNNNNNNNNNNNNNNNNNNNNNNNNNNNNNNNNNNNNNNNNNNNNNNNNNNNNNNNNNNNNNNNNNNNNNNNNNNNNNNNNNNNNNNNNNNNNNNNNNNNNNNNNNNNNNNNNNNNNNNNNNNNNNNNNNNNNNNNNNNNNNNNNNNNNNNNNNNNNNNNNNNNNNNNNNNNNNNNNNNNNNNNNNNNNNNNNNNNNNNNNNNNNNNNNNNNNNNNNNNNNNNNNNNNNNNNNNNNNNNNNNNNNNNNNNNNNNNNNNNNNNNNNNNNNNNNNNNNNNNNNNNNNNNNNNNNNNNNNNNNNNNNNNNNNNNNNNNNNNNNNNNNNNNNNNNNNNNNNNNNNNNNNNNNNNNNNNNNNNNNNNNNNNNNNNNNNNNNNNNNNNNNNNNNNNNNNNNNNNNNNNNNNNNNNNNNNNNNNNNNNNNNNNNNNNNNNNNNNNNNNNNNNNNNNNNNNNNNNNNNNNNNNNNNNNNNNNNNNNNNNNNNNNNNNNNNNNNNNNNNNNNNNNNNNNNNNNNNNNNNNNNNNNNNNNNNNNNNNNNNNNNNNNNNNNNNNNNNNNNNNNNNNNNNNNNNNNNNNNNNNNNNNNNNNNNNNNNNNNNNNNNNNNNNNNNNNNNNNNNNNNNNNNNNNNNNNNNNNNNNNNNNNNNNNNNNNNNNNNNNNNNNNNNNNNNNNNNNNNNNNNNNNNNNNNNNNNNNNNNNNNNNNNNNNNNNNNNNNNNNNNNNNNNNNNNNNNNNNNNNNNNNNNNNNNNNNN
It encodes the following:
- the LOC104725411 gene encoding probable pectinesterase/pectinesterase inhibitor 58, which translates into the protein MLYPNNSTLHLHYIINSTLLFSFLLTKTESQQGSKQQLEAPPTKFFSLRSLEIESTKQKKMGLEGELIKKKSIIAGILTALLVVMVIVVAIIKTQNTSNPDKITTVQIKATTKAIRAVCAPTDYKETCVNSLMKASPDSTQPLELIKLGFNITIQSIKDSVKKASGELKAKAANDNETKGALDLCEKLMTDATDDLEKCLHNFHGFSITHIEDFVEDLRVWLSGSIAYQQTCMDTFEEINSNLSQDMHKIFETSKELTSNALAMITSISSFLGEHITGLIGDHGNHARKLLSTEDGIPSWVGPNTRRLMAEQGVVKPNVVVAQDGSGEYKTINEALSVVPKANQKPFVIYIKQGVYNEKVDVTKKMTHVTFIGDGPTKTKITGSLNYYIGKVKTYHTATVAINGDNLTAKNIGFENTAGPEGHQAVALRVSADYAVFHNCQIDGYQDTLYLHSHRQFYRDCTISGTVDFIFGDGKVVLQKCNIVVRKPMKSQSCMITAQGRTDERESTGLVLDNCHITGEPEYIPVKSINKAYLGRPWKQFSRTIIMRTTIEDVVDPAGWLPWNGSFALNTLYYAEYENNGLGSDQSQRVKWPGIKKLSPKQALRFTPARFLRGNLWIPPTRVPYMGSMQ